The following are from one region of the Arachis duranensis cultivar V14167 chromosome 10, aradu.V14167.gnm2.J7QH, whole genome shotgun sequence genome:
- the LOC107469012 gene encoding very-long-chain 3-oxoacyl-CoA reductase 1, with product MELIDLFMVSTTALGFIFVLKNLFNFVKWVWRMFFRAPKNLRDYGSWAIITGSTDGIGKAMALELASKGLNLLLLGRNPTKLEATFNEIREKNNKVSVEVKCLVVDFEKENGERIKERVEEAIEGLDVGILVNSAGLAYRYARFFHEVDSNLINSIIKVNVEGTTWITKAVIQKMVDKKKGAIINMGSGSTVVLPSYPLVTLYAATKAYLAMLSRSISLEYKQQGIDIQCQAPLFVSTKMTKMGSSVFVPTAEKYIKSCTRWIGYESVVEPYLLHSLQGFFIRAIPDPLVDSYLLRYFLYWRKRGLLKDSNTSNNLPPSS from the exons ATGGAGTTGATTGATCTCTTCATGGTGTCAACAACAGCATTAGGCTTCATCTTTGTTTTGAAGAATCTCTTCAATTTTGTGAAGTGGGTATGGAGAATGTTCTTCAGGGCTCCAAAGAATCTAAGAGACTATGGTTCATGGGCCATAATCACTGGCTCCACTGATGGAATTGGCAAAGCCATGGCACTTGAATTGGCATCTAAGGGTCTCAACCTTCTCTTGCTTGGTAGAAACCCTACAAAGCTTGAAGCCACATTCAATGAGATAAGAGAAAAGAACAATAAGGTTAGTGTTGAAGTCAAGTGTTTGGTCGTTGACTTTGAGAAAGAAAATGGAGAGAGAATAAAAGAAAGGGTTGAGGAAGCAATAGAGGGTTTGGATGTTGGAATTCTTGTAAATAGTGCTGGATTGGCATACCGTTATGCTAGATTCTTTCACGAGGTTGATTCTAATCTTATAAATAGTATCATAAAAGTGAATGTTGAAGGAACTACTTGGATCACaaaagcagtgattcaaaaGATGGTAGACAAGAAGAAAGGAGCAATTATTAATATGGGTTCTGGTTCCACTGTTGTCCTTCCTTCTTATCCTTTGGTTACCCTCTATGCCGCCACCAAAGC ATATCTTGCAATGTTGTCAAGAAGCATCAGTTTGGAATATAAGCAACAAGGAATTGACATCCAGTGTCAg GCTCCATTATTTGTGTCAACTAAGATGACAAAGATGGGAAGTTCAGTGTTTGTTCCAACGGCAGAGAAGTATATAAAATCATGCACAAGATGGATTGGGTATGAAAGTGTGGTTGAGCCCTATTTGCTCCATTCTCTGCAAGGTTTTTTCATAAGAGCAATTCCTGACCCACTTGTTGATTCTTATTTGCTTCGTTATTTTCTATATTGGCGCAAAAGAGGGCTCCTCAAGGACTCCAACACTTCCAACAATTTACCACCATCATCTTAA
- the LOC107469003 gene encoding regulator of G-protein signaling 1, whose amino-acid sequence MAATCAAQGGCPTDFIAIAFSILSFILLLLWSIFPFIVHKVPRTQGSGFWLPVIQVVASFNLLLSIVMSNNFLRFEKRQWWRSCYFWAVWVEGPLGFGLMLSCRITQACQLYFIFVKRRLPLIRTYFFLPLILLPWVVASSVINMRKPLNHHCHLNAHWAIPVACLHSLYVATLLAVTGAVRHVEFRFDELRDLWRGIFVSAMSIVVWNIAYILNEIHDDVSWLQVASRFLLLLLASILILAFFSISSSQPLLSQISLRRRESREFRSMGQALGIPDSGILAHSELTSRIDPNEPLDKLLLNKRFRQSFMAFADSCLAGETVHFFDEVHELSKIPEDDTVRRIYMARHIIEKYIVAGAAMEVNISHRSRQEILTTSNLARADLFSNALNEIMQLMKTNLAKDYWSSMFFLKFQEESNTRANGHDPEQMAGWNFSPRLSSVRGADDPFHQDHLHKSMDYGNDTDS is encoded by the exons ATGGCAGCAACTTGTGCAGCTCAAGGAGGGTGCCCCACTGACTTCATAGCCATTGCTTTTTCCATCTTGTCCTTCATTCT GCTTCTGTTATGGTCAATATTTCCTTTCATAGTCCACAAGGTTCCTCGTACTCAAGGCAGTGGCTTCTGGCTACCAGTGATACAAGTTGTTGCCAGCTTCAACCTTCTTCTATCAATTGTG ATGTCCAATAATTTTTTGAGATTTGAGAAGAGGCAATGGTGGCGGTCATGCTACTTCTGGGCAG TCTGGGTTGAAGGTCCACTAGGGTTTGGTTTGATGTTGAGCTGTCGGATAACACAAGCCtgtcaattatattttatctttgtcAA GAGGCGTTTACCTCTGATCAGAACATATTTTTTCCTTCCACTAATTCTACTTCCCTGGGTTGTTGCTTCTTCTG TTATCAATATGAGGAAGCCCCTAAATCATCATTGTCACTTGAATGCTCATTGGGCCATCCCAGTTGCATGCCTCCATTCATTGTATGTTGCCACATTGCTTGCGGTTACAGGTGCTGTTCGTCATGTGGAATTCAGATTTGATGAACTCAGAGACCTCTGGCGTGGAATATTTGTATCAGCAATGTCAATTG TTGTGTGGAATATTGCTTACATACTGAACGAAATTCATGACGACGTCTCATGGCTTCAAGTTGCCTCTAGATTTCTGCTTTTACTTTTG GCTAGCATACTCATTCTGGCTTTCTTTTCGATATCAAGTTCACAACCACTGCTGTCACAAATCAGCTTAAGGAGAAGAGAATCCAGAGAATTTCGCTCAATGGGCCAGGCTTTGGGCATACCCGACAGTGGGATATTAGCACATAGTGAACTTACCTCAAGGATAGATCCTAACGAGCCATTGGATAAGCTTCTCTTGAACAAGAGATTTCGGCAGTCCTTTATGGCATTCGCTGACAG TTGCTTGGCGGGGGAGACCGTGCACTTTTTCGATGAAGTGCACGAGCTCAGTAAAATACCCGAAGATGACACCGTGAGAAGGATCTATATGGCACGTCATATTATCGAGAAGTACATAGTTGCAG GAGCTGCAATGGAGGTGAACATTTCACATAGAAGTAGACAAGAAATTTTGACAACTTCAAATCTTGCACGCGCTGATCTCTTCAGCAATGCACTAAATGAGATTATGCAGCTAATGAAAACG AACTTGGCAAAAGATTACTGGTCATCGATGTTCTTCTTGAAGTTCCAGGAAGAATCAAATACGAGGGCTAATGGCCATGATCCAGAGCAAATGGCAGGATGGAACTTCTCTCCAAGATTGAGTTCTGTTCGCGGTGCAGATGACCCTTTTCACCAGGACCATCTGCATAAGAGCATGGACTATGGCAATGATACTGACTCATGA